AGGGCCGACTACGGCAGTGGGCCGTTGGTCATCGGGATCTGCGCCGAGTACGACGCGCTGCCCGGCATCGGACATGCCTGCGGCCACAACATCATTGCCGCATCGGCGGTCGGCACGGCGCTGGCGCTGGCCGAGGTGGCTGACGAGCTCGGGTTGACGGTGGCGCTGCTCGGGACTCCCGCCGAGGAGGCCGGCGGTGGAAAAGTCTTGCTGCTCAACGCGGGAGCATTCGACGACATCGTCGCCACCGTGATGCTGCACCCCGGTCCGCTGGACATCGCGGCCGCGCGTTCGCTGGCGCTTTCTCAGGTCGCGGTCGACTACCGCGGGCGAGAATCGCACGCCGCCGTGGCGCCGTACCTGGGCATCAACGCCGTCGACGCGATCACCGTCTCGCAGGTCGCGATAGGGCTGCTGCGTCAACAGCTCGCGCCCGGCCAGATGATGCACGGCATCGTCACCGATGGCGGACAGGCCACCAACATCATTCCGGGCCACGCCCAGATGCAGTACACAATGCGGGCCAACGATGCCGCCTCGCTGCGTGAACTCGAGCAGCGGATGTCCGACTGCTTCCTCGCGGGTGCCGTCGCGACGGGCTGTGACTACACGGTGGCCGAGACCGAGCCCCCCTACGACGAGCTGGACCCCGATTCCTGGCTCGCCGACACCTTCCGCGACGAGATGGTGCGGGTGGGCCGCACGCCGGTGCCGGCCGAGGTCGAAGCGGCGTTCCCGCTGGGCAGCACCGACATGGGCAATGTCACCCAGGTGATGCCCGGTATCCATCCGATCGTTGGGATCGACGCGGGCGGTGCGTCGGTGCACCAACCGGCGTTCGCGGCGGCGGCAGCAGGCCCCGGCGCGGACACGGCGGTGGTCGAGGGCGCGATCATGCTGGCTCGTACGGTGGTCAGGCTCGCCGAGACAGCGGCCGAACGAGATCGCGTGCTGGACCTGAAGGCGAGGCGAGCGGCATGAGTCTGCAGGACGCAACCGAAACCTGGCTCGACGCCCACTACCCGGACCTGGTCGCATGGCGCCGCCACATGCACGCCCACCCCGAGTTGGGGCGTCAGGAGTTCGCCACCACCCAGTTCGTCGCCTCGCATCTGGCCGACGCGGGCCTCAACCCGAAGGTGCTGCCCGGCGGCACGGGTCTGACGTGTGACTTCGGACCCGAGCATGGACCCAGGATTGCGTTACGCGCCGATATGGACGCGCTGCCGATGGCCGAGCGCACCGGCGCTCCGTACGCGTCGGTGGTTCCCAACGTCACCCACGCCTGCGGACACGATGCGCACACCTCGATCTTGTTGGGCACCGCCCTGGCTCTGGCGTCGGTGCCGGAACTACCCGTCGGCGTGCGGTTGATCTTCCAGGCCGCCGAGGAGCTGATGCCGGGCGGCGCGATCGACGCCATTGCGGCGGGAGCGTTGTCGGGGGTGTCGCGTATCTTCGCGCTGCACTGCGATCCGCGGCTGGCCGTCGGCAAGGTCGCGGTTCGGCCCGGTCCGATCACCTCGGCCGCCGATCAGCTCGAGGTGACGCTGCACTCGCCCGGCGGGCACACATCGCGACCGCATCTGACCGGGGACCTGGTCTACGGAATCGGCACCCTGATCACGGGCGTCCCGGGGATCCTGTCCCGGCGAATAGATCCGCGCAACAGCACGGTGATGGTGTGGGGTGCGGTCAATTCGGGCACCGCGGCCAACGCGATTCCGCAGACGGGCACCTTGGCGGGCACCATCCGCACGGCAAGCCGGGATACCTGGGAAACGCTGGAAGATATTGTGCACGAGGCGATTACATCGCTTTTGGCGCCGCTGAACATCGACCACAGCGTGCAGTATCGGCGGGGGGTGCCGCCGGTGGTCAACGAGGAGATCTCGACACGCATCGTCACCCATGCGATCGAGGCGATCGGTCCCGACGTGCTGTGCGACACCCGCCAGTCCGGTGGCGGTGAGGACTTCTCCTGGTATCTCGAGGAAGTGCCCGGCGCGATGGCGAGGCTGGGGGTGTGGTCGGGTCGCGGGCCGCAGTTGGATCTGCACCAGCCGACATTCGACCTCGACGAACGCGCGATGGCAGTCGGGGTGCGGTTCTTGGTCAACGTCGTCGACCAAGCGGCGCAGTTCTAGGTGGTGTCCCCTCTCCCCGCGAGCGGCCGTGTTCCCCTCGCAAGCGGTGGGCCCAGTACGCCGACACGCCGGTAACCGCGTACATTTCGGGGCCGCTCGTCTCCTGTCACTGTCCACAAATCTCGACCCATCCACAGATGGTCGCCAGGCCCTGCTGCTCGAGCGTGCGCTATCCGATGCTGTTGACCCATGGATCCAGAACTTCAGCTGCTGTTCGATAGGCAACGAGGCGTAGCGACGAGCCGTCAGATCCTGACGTACATGACCAGGCGTGCATTCGAGTCTGCAGTGGATTCCGGTGTCCTGGAGCGAATTTGGCAGGGCATCTATTGTCTCGGTGAACCGGACGACGGTCTGCGCCTACGCGGACTCGATCTGTCCTGCGGAACCACGGTCGCCGCCTGTCTCGGCACCGCCGCGGCGATGTACGGCTTCGACACCGAAGCGCCGGCCGACCTTCATGTGCTCAGTCCGCCGAATTCGCACCTGCGATCGGCCGATGGACTGGTGGTGCATCGTCGTGACGGTGCGCCGCTGAACGTGGTTGACGGCCGTCCGGCGACGGCCCCCGCCTGGACGGCGGTCGATGTGGCGCGCTCACTGTGGCGGCCGCGTGCCTTGGCGACGCTGGATGCCGCGCTGCGCAGCGGTACGTGCGCGCGACCAGAAATGTGGCGAGCAGCGATTGAACAGGCAGGGCGCCGAGGCATCGTTGCCGTCCGGGACCTGATCCCGCTGGCTGACGGGCGCGCGGAGTCGCCCATGGAGAGCGAGGCGCGGTTGGCGATGATCATCGGTGGCCTGCCCATTCCCGAGCTGCAATACGAGATCATCGACGGAAACGGCGAGCTCAGACGCGTCGATTTCGCGTGGCCGGAGCAGCGAGTTGCCGTCGAATACGACGGTCTCGATTGGCACAGCGGGCCCGATGCCATGCGCCGCGATCGTAGGCGCACAGCGGCGCTGCTGGACGCCGGTTGGACGGTCATCGCGATCGTCTTTGAGGACGTCCGCTATCGCAGCAAGGAGTTCGTGGCTCGTATCTACGCGCAGTTGCGGCGCGCTGAGGCCGCGTGAGGGACCGCTGAATGCACGCAAATTGCGGCGTGTCGGCGTACAGACACGGTCATCCCCTACTCACGTGTGGGCCCACGCGGAAACCGGCCGGCTAGGTACCCGGCCCGATATTGCGGGCCGGGCGGGTGCGCAGACTGTGCACGTATTCCTCTGGCGCACCGGCAATTTCAGCGGCATCGGCCATGACGCCGATATAGCGCGCCGAGGGCAGGCCGCCCTCCCACGCGTCGACCACGTACAGCCACGCGAGCACCGGCTCGAAGCTGGTGTCTGACGCGGTGCGATGCACGCGACATCGGATTTTCTTGTGGATCCCGAGCTCTGAGCCCTCCCAGCGATCGAGGTTCTGCTCGTCGTCCTTGGTCATGTCGTAGAGCACGACGAACACGCTCGACGTGGGATCCTCGACGACGGTGGCCAGCGCGCCCTCCCAGCCGATGTCCTCGCCGCCGAACGTCAACCGCCAGCCGTGCAGCCACCCGGTTCCGGCCATCGGCGAATGAGGCGCCCGCTCCAACATCTGCTCTGGATGCATGTTGGATCCGTAAGCGGCGTAGAGCGGCACCAGGAAACTCTAAGGCTTACCGTGCCGGCTTCGCCGACAGGCTGGGCGATCAACGGTCGGCTTGGCTAGCGTTGAGCCCGTGACAACGCGCATCGTCATCATCGGCGGCGGCCCCGCCGGCTACGAGGCCGCACTGGTGGCCGCCGCCCGCGGACCCGAGGTAGCCGAGGTCACCGTGGTCGACGCCGACGGAATCGGCGGTGCCTGCGTGCTCTGGGACTGTGTCCCGTCCAAGACGTTCATCGCCTCCACTGGCGTCCGCACCGAGCTGCGTCGCGCCTCGGGCCTCGGGTTCGACATCGCGATCGAGGACGCCAAGATCTCGCTCGACCAGATCCACAACCGCGTCAAGACGCTGGCGAAGTCGCAATCCGCCGACATCGGTCATCAGCTGCTGCGCGAGGGTGTCACCGTCGTCCACGGACGCGGCGAGCTGGTCGACGACACCTCGGGCATGGCCCATCACCGGGTCAAGGTCACCACGGCAGGCGGCCGGGTCGGCACCCTCAAAGCCGACGTGGTGCTGATCGCGACGGGGGCCAGCCCGCGGGTACTGCCGAACGCGAAGCCCGACGGTGAGCGGATCCTGAACTGGCGCCAGCTCTACGACCTCACCGAACTGCCCGAGCATCTGATCATCGTCGGGTCCGGCGTCACCGGCGCCGAGTTCTGCAACGCCTACACCGAACTCGGCGTGCAGGTCACCGTGGTCGCCAGCCGCGACCAGATCCTGCCGCACGAGGACCGCGACGCGGCCGCCGTGCTCGAGGAAGCGTTCGCCGATCGCGGCGTGAAGCTGGTCAAGAACGCCCGCGCCGACTCGGTGACTCGGACTTCCCGCACGCGAGGAGGACAAAAAGCAGAAGACGGCGTGCTGGTCACGATGGCCGACGGCAGAACCGTCGAGGGCAGCCACGCGCTGATGACGGTAGGTTCGGTGCCTAACACCTCGGGCCTGGGGCTGGAGAACGTCGGTATCGAGCTGGATTCGGGCAACTATTTGAAGGTCGACCGGGTGTCGCGGACGTCGGCGTCGGGGATCTACGCCGCGGGCGACTGCACCGGTCTTCTGCCGCTGGCCTCGGTGGCCGCCATGCAAGGACGCATCGCGATGTACCACGCGTTGGGCGAGGGCGTGACGCCGATCCGGCTTCGCACCGTCTCCGCGGCGGTGTTCACCAGGCCCGAGATCGCCGCGGTCGGGGTGCCGCAGACGGCCATCGACAGCGGCAGTGTGCCTGCGCGCACGCTGATGCTGCCGCTCAACACCAACGCCAGAGCCAAGATGTCGCTGCTGCGTCTGGGCTTCGTGAAGATCTTCTGCCGCCCGGCGACCGGGGTGGTCATCGGCGGCGTCGTCGTCGCCCCGATCGCCTCCGAGCTGATCCTGCCCATCGCCCTGGCGGTGCAGAACAACCTCACCGTCACCGACCTGGCGCAGACGCTTTCGGTGTACCCCTCGCTGTCGGGATCGATCATCGAGGCCGCACGCAGACTGATGGCACACGACGATCTGGACTGAGTCCACGTAACCTGGGACAGGGCGAACGTACCGACCAGTAACTAGGAGCCATTTCAGTGAGCGACCCGATCCCCGCGAACGGGCAGACACTGCTGAGTCCGGAGCAGCGCGCAGAGGCCTGGGAGCGCCTCGGCAGCGAGCAGTTCGACGTCGTCGTCGTCGGTGGTGGGGTGGTCGGCGCGGGTGCCGCCCTGGATGCGGCGACGCGCGGCCTCAAGGTGGCCCTGGTGGAGGCGCGCGACTTCGCGTCCGGCACGTCGAGTCGCTCGTCGAAGATGTTCCACGGCGGCCTGCGCTACCTCGAGCAGCTGGAGTTCGGGCTGGTTCGCGAGGCGCTGCACGAACGTGAGCTCTCGCTCACCACGCTGGCGCCGCATCTCGTCAAGCCGCTGCCGTTTCTGTTCCCGCTGACCAATCGGGTGTGGGAGCGGCCCTATATCGCGGCGGGGATCTTCCTCTATGACCAGTTGGGTGGCGCGAAATCCGTTCCGGCGCAAAAACATCTGACGAAATCCGGCGCACTGCGGTTGGCGCCCGGGCTGAAGCGGTCGTCGCTCATCGGCGGTATTCGCTACTACGACACCGTGGTCGACGACGCGCGCCACACCATGACCGTCGCGCGCACCGCGGCGCACTACGGAGCGGTGGTGCGTACCTCGACGCAGGTCGTGGCGCTGCTGCGCGAGGGCGACCGGGTCGTCGGCGTCGAGGTGCGTGACTCCGAAAATGGCCGTGTGACTGAGGTGCGCGGACACGTCGTCGTCAACGCCACCGGCGTGTGGACCGACGAGATCCAGGCGTTGTCGAAGCAGCGCGGGCGATTTCGGGTGCGGGCGTCCAAGGGCGTGCACATCGTCGTTCCGCGCGACCGCATCGTGAGCGAGGTGGCGATCATTCTGCGCACCGAGCAGTCGGTGCTGTTCGTCATTCCGTGGGGCACGCACTGGATCATCGGCACCACCGACACCGACTGGAACCTGGACCTGGCCCATCCGGCGGCGACCAAGGCGGACATTGACTACATCCTCGAGACCGTCAACACCGTGCTCGCGACGCCGTTGACACATGACGACATCGACGGCGTGTACGCCGGTCTGCGTCCGCTGCTGGCAGGTGAGAGCGAGGAGACGTCCAAACTCTCGCGTGAGCATGCGGTGGCGGTTCCCGCGCCCGGCCTGGTGGCGATCGCCGGCGGCAAGTACACGACCTACCGGGTGATGGCCGCCGATGCCATCGACGCTGCGGCCGAATACGTTCCGGCCCGGGTGGCGCCGTCGATCACCGAAAAGGTGCCGCTGATGGGCGCCGACGGTTACTTCGCGCTCATCAACCAGACCGAACACGTCGGGGTGCATTACAAGTTGCATCCCTATCGGGTGCGGCATCTGCTCGACCGGTACGGCTCGCTGATCGGTGAGGTACTGCAGATGGCTGAGGGCCGCCCCGACCTGCTCACCCCGATCACCGAGGCGCCGGTGTATCTGAAGGTGGAGGCGTGGTACGCGGCCGCGGCCGAAGGAGCGCTGCATCTGGAGGACATCCTGGCGCGGCGGATGCGCATCTCGATCGAGTACCCGCACCGCGGCGTGGACTGTGCGCGCGAAGTCGCCGAAGTGGTTGCGCCCGTGCTGGGTTGGAGTGACGAGGACATCGACCGTGAGGTGACGACTTACCTGGCGCGTGTCGAGGCCGAGGTGCGCAGCCAGCAGGAACCCGACGATGAGTCCGCCGACGCGCTGCGGGCCGCCGCGCCGGAGGCGCGTGCCGAGATCCTCGAACCGGTACCGCTCAATTGAGGCGTCCCGCACCGTTGCCGGTCCGCGACGGACTGGGCCCGGCACGGGTGCGGTTGCGGGGCGGATCGGTGCTCGTCGAGTTGGCCTCGCGGTTTGGGGAGGGTGCCGCGGCCAAAGTGCTTGCGGGCGAGGTGGTGTGCGCTGACGGCAGCGTCGTCGGGGTGGGAACGGTTCTGCCGCCCGGTGCCTTCGTCTATCTGTATCGTGAACTGCGCGAAGAGATTCCGGTGCCGTTCGACATACCGATCCTGTATCGCGACGAGGACATCGTCGTGGTCGACAAACCGCACTTCCTGGCGACGATGCCGCGGGGTAGGCACGTCGCGCAGACCGCCACGGTGCGCTTGCGGCGTGAACTCGACCTACCCGAGCTGTCGCCGGCGCACCGATTGGACCGGCTGACGGCGGGCGTGCTGTTGTTCACGGTGCGGCGCGAGGTGCGCGGTACGTATCAAACGATGTTCGCGCGGGGGCTCGTCGACAAGACGTACCTGGCGCGCGCCGATGTCGATCCGGACGCCGCACTGCCCACGGTGCTGCGCAGCCGGATCGTCAAGCGCCGTGGGCAGTTACAGGCGGTCGAGGAGCCTGGAGAACCGAACGCTGAGACACGGATCGAACATCTCGGCGAGGGCCTGTACCGGTTGACGCCGCGAACCGGACGCACGCATCAGTTACGAGTGCACATGGCGTCGCTGGGGCTGCCAATCGACGGTGACCCGTGGTACCCCGAGGTGGTTGACGTGGCGCCCGACGACTTCTCCACGCCCCTGCAACTGCTGGCCCACACGCTTGAGTTCGACGATCCGCTCTCCGGTGAGCGGCGGGTGTTCGTCAGTCGACGATCGCTAGCGTGAACCCGCGGCGATCACCGCGCGGTTGCGCCCCGCGACCACCGGCAGATCGACCTTCATGATCTGCCGGTCATAGGTCAGGTAGCCGTTGACCTCGTTTTCGACATCCGTTGTCTGCGTGTAGATCGCGCCTGACAAGCCGATCTCGCGAATGACCCGCTCGACGTCCAGGCTGACCTCTACATAGCGCTGGGTCAGTCGTTCCTTGCTGTCGGTCATCTCGTAGGCCATTGGCGGACCGGGCCACCGGTTGGCCTCTTCGATCAGGCCCAGGCCCCCGTACTCGCCGTTCACGGTCACCCTGCCGTCGCGCACCATCGGCCGACCCGGACCCACGTAGGTGTGGTCATCGAAGATGTCGCCGGTCCGGCTGTCACCGCGCGACTTACAGCAGTTCGCCCCGCTGTTCGGGACCACCATCCGGGTGCGGTCCACGGCCTTCACCGCCCTGGCGATCCTGGCCGTGTCGTACTCGCCCCAGCCCTCGTTGAATGGCACCCAGCCGACGATCGACGTGACACTGCTCAGCTGATGGACCATCTCGGACAGCTCGTTTTCGAAGTGCGCCTGGGCGTCCCGACGCGGAGTCGGTGCCGGCCCCGTCGGGATGTCGAGCGACACGTCCAGCGACGGCATGTCCTGCCACACCAGCAGTCCCAGCTTGTCGGTCCAGTAGTACCACCGCGCGGGTTCGACCTTGGCGTGCTTGCGGACGAAGTTCATGCCGAGCGCCTTGATCTGCTCGAGGTCGAACCTGAGCGCATCGTCGGTGGGTGCGGTGTAGATCCCGTCGGGCCAGTAGCCCTGATCCAGCGGACCGTGCAGGAACGTGATCTTGCCGTTCAGCGCCATCCGCGCTCGGCCCTGCGCGTCCTTCATCGTGCTGATCGTGCGCAGGCCGCCGTAGCTGGACACCTCGTCGACCACCTTGCCCGACCGGGTCACCAGCCGCGCCGTAAGATCATAGAGGTACGGATCTTCGGGCGTCCACAGATGCGGGGACGGCACCAAAAGGCGCAGTGTGGCACCCGGCTTTCCCGACGCACGCGCGACGACCTCGCCGCCGGGTTTGGAGACGACGACTTCGGCGCGCTGATCGCCCGCGCCCGAAACGCGCGGCGTCACAGTGAAACTGGTCAGATCCGTCGTGATGTCGAGCTTCTCGATATGCGCGGCCGGCACCGGCTCCATCCACACCGTCTGCCAGATGCCCGACGCTCCGGTGTAGAACAGTCCGGCGGGGTTGTACCGCTGCTTGCCGACGGCGAAGCCGCCCCTTTCGTTGCGGTCCTCGACGCGCACGGTCAGCTCCTGCGGTCCCGATGGGCGCAGCGCGCTGGTGACGTCCGCGCTGAACTCCGTATAGCCACCCTCGTGACGCGCCACCTGCTTGTTGTTCACCCAGACAGTGGCGATCTGGTCGACGGCGCCGAAGTGAAGCAGCACATGCTGGTTGTCCCAGTCCCGAGGGATCTCAAACACCTTGCGGTACCACATTTGATCGTCGTGGCGCTGTATCCCCGACAGCGCGGACTCCGTCGGAAACGGCACCAGGATCTGCTCGCGGTAGTCGCGTTCCGGCGGCGGCGCGGTCGCCCCGGCCTTGGCGGGCCTGCCGGTGTAACCCCACAAACCGTTGAGGTTCAACCATTTCTCCCGCGCGAGTTGCGGGCGCGGATATTCGGGCAGCGCGTTGTTCGGCCCGACCAAGCCGGTCCACCTCGTCGACAACGGCGGCGTCTTAGGCTGCCAGACGTCGGCCGCATGGGCCGGAGTGGTCGCGATCGTGAGGCTGCCCAGCAGTACGACCGCCACAATCAAAGTGATGCGGACGAGTCGAATCCTTGTCATCGCGTGGGTGCCGGGCGGGTACGACCGGTGGCGCGAGCAGGCATGAACATCCCCCAGGATCGAATGAATCAGGACCTGACGTGCGGCGCCTACCTCGAAGGTCCCCCGGCACACCGATGCGTCGCAGCAAACATAGCGGGAAGTGGTCGCCGACGGAAGTGGGGGAGCCTGGCAATTTCCGAAGAATCCTGTGACGCAGGCGTTCACGATGCCGACGCGATCCTGCGTGTGGGGCGTGACGATAAGGCCTGGAAAAGCTATCTAGCTGGGCATTGTCGACGGGTATCCGAGTTGCGAAGGTCGCCAAGAGTGGATCCCGGCTCTCAGCGAACCGCCATGCGGTCCTGCCGGCCGGCTGACGCTGATGCGGGCCGGTGAACAGTTGCGACGTATATCACACAGCAAACGGGTGGCGGCGGGTGGGTGACACTTTCGGCCGATGCCGATCCACCTGTCCGTCAACTCGCCCTGGTCTTTCCGGTCGTGATGCGCGTGCGGGTGCGACAATTTCTTGCGCGCCGTCCTATCGGCGCCCGTTTCAGAGGAGCGAACGTGCGCAAGACATTGCTCTGTGCCGCGGCGGTGCTGTTCGTGGGCGGTTTGGTGAATGTGGGCACGCCCACCGCCGATGCCACACTGTGCGGATCCGTCGGCGGCAGGTTCGTCGACGTGACCGGCTGCAGCGACCCGTTGGCCTATCTCAATGACGCACTTCCCCCGCCTCCGCCGCCCCCACCACCGCCCCCGCCGCCGCCTCCGCCGGGCGCACCTCCGCCTCCACCTCCGCCCCCGCCACCGCCACCCCCACCGCCGCCGCCCTACTACGCACCGGTGGCGCCGAACGTCGATGTCTGCGCCAGCGTGGGCCGACGCGTCAGCGTCAGTGGTTGCATCTAGCGTGAGCTCGCCTCAGCCCGGTTGATTCGATGTATCTGATCACCGGCGCCGGCGGCGGGGTCGGCAGCGTCAGCCGCACCGTGGTCGAGTTGTTAGTAGGCAGTGGTGAGCGCGTGCGCGCCATGGTGCACCGCGATGACGAACGGGCGCAACAACTTCGGGCGTTGGGAGCCGACGTCGTCGTCGGCGATCTCACGCGCGCCCCCGACATCCTGGATGCGCTGGCAGGTGTTCGCCGGATGTTCTTCAACATGAGCGTGTCGGCGGACTACCTGTTGGCGACCGCTGAGGTGTGCGCGGTGGCGATGGAGCGCGGGCACCTCGATGCGCTGGTCAACATGTCGCAGATGACGGTGTCGCAGATGACGTTGACCAGCACTTCAGAATCGGAGCACCAGCGTTTGCACTGGCTGGCAGAACATGTGCTCAATTGGTCCGGCCTTCCGGTAATCCACGTACGCCCAACGGTTTTCCTGCAGAATCCACTTTTCTCGATGCTGGGCGCACAATCGGTGAGGGACCGTGGGGTGCTCGCGTTGCCGTTCGGTGCTGGTCGCACGTCACCGATCGCGGCAGCGGACGTCGCTGCCGTCGTCGCGGCGATACTGCTCGAGCCCGCGGATCGCATCGGTGCGGTGTACGGACTGACCGGCCCGGAGGCGCTCGACATCGACGGTCTGGCGGCCCAGTTCGCGCTCGCACTCGGTCGGCCGGTCGTCGCCGAGAATCTCACACCCGATGACGAGCGCCGCCAGTTGGACTCGGTGCCGCTGCCAGACCATGTGCGACACCACATTGAGACGATGGCACGGTTGCATCGTGAGGACCGCTACAACCGCTCCACCGACGACGTCGAGCGCATCATCGGTCGACCCGCGCAATCCGTCGCGCAATATGTAGCGACTCATCGCGATCTGTTTGACTGACTTCGTGGACCGCGCAGCGTTCGACCGCTTGTTCGACCTGACCGATCGCACCGTCATCGTCACGGGCGGCACTCGCGGCATCGGGTTGGCCCTGGCCGAGGGTTTTGTCCTGGCGGGTGCGCGGGTGGTGGTCGCCAGCCGCAAGCCCGACGCGTGTGAGCAGGCTGCACAGCACCTGCGCGGACTCGGTGGTGAGGCCATCGGAGTCCCTACCCACCTCGGAGACGTCGGCGCACTCGAGGCCCTTGTGGACAAGACAGTCGACGCGTTCGGCGGTATCGACGTCCTGGTGAACAACGCCGCGAACGCGCTGGCGCAGCCCCTCGGAGAGATGACCGCCGATGCGCTGGCGAAGTCGCACGAGGTGAACCTCCGCGGACCGGTGCTTCTCGTGCAGGCGGCCCTGCCGCACCTGAAGGCCAGCTCACACGCTTCCGTGGTGAACATGATCTCCACAGGGGCGTTCAACTTCGCGCCGGGAACAGCCATCTATTCGTCGAACAAGGCGGCGTTGATGTCCTTCACCCGATCGATGGCCGCCGAGTACGCCTCGGCCGGTATCCGGGTGAATGCCATCGCACCGGGGCCCGTCGACACCGACATGATGCGAAACAACCCGCCAGAGGCGATCGCCCGCATGGCCAACAGCAACCTGATGAAGCGTCTTGCCAAACCGGATGAGATGGTCGGCGCCGCATTGTTGTTGGCGACCGACGCGGGGAGCTACCTGACCGGAACGGTGATCATCGCTGACGGTGGCGGAACGCCTCGGTAGCGTCTGCCATCACCCCGCCCGTCGACGCCAGGATCTGGCTGCGATTCTCCAGGTGTAACGCCGCCTCGAGGCTTGACGCGTCCAGGTTGGCCCACAACACCTGCTTGGTCGACTCCACGCCGAATTTGCCGTAGCCACACAGTGTTTCGGCGATGGCCAGGGCGTCATCGAGCACTGAGCCGTCCGCGGAGATGCGAGACACCAAACCGAGCCGCAGTGCCTCCTGGGCGTCGACCGCACGCGCGGTCAGGATCAGGTCGAACGCCGGGCCGGCCCCGACTATCCGCGGCAGCGTGTAGCTGACGCCGATGTCGCAGCCGCCGAGGCCGAGCTTGATGAATTGCGTGCAGAACCGCGCGGATTCGGAGGCGATCCGGATATCGCAGGCCAGTGCAATTCCCATGCCGCCGCCGTAGGCCGCCCCGTTGACCGCTGCGATCACCGGCTGCCGAAGGCGATGGATCTTCGCGGTGAGGTCGGCAATTCTTTCCTGCCATCGCATT
The sequence above is drawn from the Mycobacterium gallinarum genome and encodes:
- a CDS encoding NAD(P)H-binding protein, translating into MYLITGAGGGVGSVSRTVVELLVGSGERVRAMVHRDDERAQQLRALGADVVVGDLTRAPDILDALAGVRRMFFNMSVSADYLLATAEVCAVAMERGHLDALVNMSQMTVSQMTLTSTSESEHQRLHWLAEHVLNWSGLPVIHVRPTVFLQNPLFSMLGAQSVRDRGVLALPFGAGRTSPIAAADVAAVVAAILLEPADRIGAVYGLTGPEALDIDGLAAQFALALGRPVVAENLTPDDERRQLDSVPLPDHVRHHIETMARLHREDRYNRSTDDVERIIGRPAQSVAQYVATHRDLFD
- a CDS encoding glycoside hydrolase family 2 protein — protein: MTRIRLVRITLIVAVVLLGSLTIATTPAHAADVWQPKTPPLSTRWTGLVGPNNALPEYPRPQLAREKWLNLNGLWGYTGRPAKAGATAPPPERDYREQILVPFPTESALSGIQRHDDQMWYRKVFEIPRDWDNQHVLLHFGAVDQIATVWVNNKQVARHEGGYTEFSADVTSALRPSGPQELTVRVEDRNERGGFAVGKQRYNPAGLFYTGASGIWQTVWMEPVPAAHIEKLDITTDLTSFTVTPRVSGAGDQRAEVVVSKPGGEVVARASGKPGATLRLLVPSPHLWTPEDPYLYDLTARLVTRSGKVVDEVSSYGGLRTISTMKDAQGRARMALNGKITFLHGPLDQGYWPDGIYTAPTDDALRFDLEQIKALGMNFVRKHAKVEPARWYYWTDKLGLLVWQDMPSLDVSLDIPTGPAPTPRRDAQAHFENELSEMVHQLSSVTSIVGWVPFNEGWGEYDTARIARAVKAVDRTRMVVPNSGANCCKSRGDSRTGDIFDDHTYVGPGRPMVRDGRVTVNGEYGGLGLIEEANRWPGPPMAYEMTDSKERLTQRYVEVSLDVERVIREIGLSGAIYTQTTDVENEVNGYLTYDRQIMKVDLPVVAGRNRAVIAAGSR
- a CDS encoding RNA-binding protein, which encodes MRKTLLCAAAVLFVGGLVNVGTPTADATLCGSVGGRFVDVTGCSDPLAYLNDALPPPPPPPPPPPPPPPPGAPPPPPPPPPPPPPPPPPYYAPVAPNVDVCASVGRRVSVSGCI
- a CDS encoding SDR family NAD(P)-dependent oxidoreductase, whose translation is MDRAAFDRLFDLTDRTVIVTGGTRGIGLALAEGFVLAGARVVVASRKPDACEQAAQHLRGLGGEAIGVPTHLGDVGALEALVDKTVDAFGGIDVLVNNAANALAQPLGEMTADALAKSHEVNLRGPVLLVQAALPHLKASSHASVVNMISTGAFNFAPGTAIYSSNKAALMSFTRSMAAEYASAGIRVNAIAPGPVDTDMMRNNPPEAIARMANSNLMKRLAKPDEMVGAALLLATDAGSYLTGTVIIADGGGTPR
- a CDS encoding enoyl-CoA hydratase/isomerase family protein; the encoded protein is MPHLELTYPRPDIAVLTLNRPEKLNALSYELVEDLHTALDGIRANNDLRVVVLTGAGRGFCSGLDLTDPNPNKAGGGTEFPRSGMRWQERIADLTAKIHRLRQPVIAAVNGAAYGGGMGIALACDIRIASESARFCTQFIKLGLGGCDIGVSYTLPRIVGAGPAFDLILTARAVDAQEALRLGLVSRISADGSVLDDALAIAETLCGYGKFGVESTKQVLWANLDASSLEAALHLENRSQILASTGGVMADATEAFRHRQR